One Candidatus Paceibacterota bacterium genomic window carries:
- a CDS encoding GIY-YIG nuclease family protein, with the protein MYYLYILECADKTLYTGITTNLERRTVEHNNTKLGARYTVSRRPVKIVYSKKFKNRSTASKEEARIKKLRKNKKLELINK; encoded by the coding sequence ATGTATTATCTTTATATTCTTGAATGTGCTGACAAAACTCTATATACTGGAATTACCACAAATTTAGAAAGAAGAACTGTTGAACACAATAATACAAAGCTGGGAGCAAGGTATACTGTTTCTAGAAGACCGGTAAAAATTGTTTATTCAAAGAAATTCAAAAACAGATCTACCGCCTCAAAAGAAGAAGCTAGAATTAAAAAATTAAGAAAAAATAAGAAATTAGAATTAATAAATAAATAA
- a CDS encoding alpha/beta hydrolase, producing MINNVFIFHGTEGHPQENWFPWLKEKLEEKGCKVIVPQFPTPAVVPAKIFEWFEVLKNYEQDIDENTIIIGHSLGGVFALRVLEKLKYPIRAVFLTGTPIGVKPILNYDRDSSFSGFDFDWNTIKNNSKHFTVYHSDNDPYVSLGNGEQLAKELGVELSFIPNAGHFNARAGYLTFPDLLEKIRKIL from the coding sequence ATGATTAATAACGTATTCATCTTTCATGGAACAGAGGGGCATCCGCAGGAAAATTGGTTTCCTTGGTTAAAAGAAAAACTGGAAGAAAAAGGTTGCAAGGTTATTGTGCCTCAATTTCCAACACCAGCTGTAGTGCCAGCCAAAATCTTTGAATGGTTTGAAGTGCTAAAAAACTATGAACAGGATATTGACGAAAATACCATTATTATTGGACATAGTTTAGGTGGTGTTTTTGCTTTGAGAGTTTTAGAAAAACTCAAGTATCCAATTAGGGCAGTTTTTCTAACTGGAACCCCAATAGGAGTAAAACCGATTCTAAATTATGATCGAGATAGTAGTTTTAGTGGTTTTGATTTTGATTGGAATACCATAAAAAATAACTCAAAACATTTCACCGTTTATCATTCAGACAATGATCCTTATGTGTCTTTAGGTAATGGAGAACAATTAGCTAAAGAGTTAGGCGTTGAGCTTTCCTTTATTCCAAACGCTGGACATTTTAATGCAAGAGCTGGATATTTAACTTTCCCTGATTTATTAGAAAAAATTAGAAAGATTCTATAA